In Paraburkholderia bryophila, a single genomic region encodes these proteins:
- the nudB gene encoding dihydroneopterin triphosphate diphosphatase has product MPKPPKIPQSVLVVIHTPALEVLLIERADHAGFWQSVTGSKDQLDEAFGDTAVREVAEETGIVIGGRLVPQSALFDWQYSIEYEIYPEFRHRYAEGVIQNTEHWFSVQVPEQLNVRLAPREHTAFMWLPYEEAASRCFSSSNADAILQLPKRLAGRHATGAAADDGERDQ; this is encoded by the coding sequence ATGCCGAAACCGCCGAAGATTCCGCAATCCGTACTCGTCGTCATCCATACACCCGCGCTCGAGGTGCTGCTGATCGAGCGCGCCGACCATGCCGGCTTCTGGCAATCGGTGACCGGTTCCAAAGATCAGCTCGATGAAGCGTTCGGCGACACCGCCGTGCGCGAAGTCGCCGAAGAGACCGGCATTGTGATTGGCGGCCGGCTCGTGCCGCAAAGCGCGTTGTTCGACTGGCAATATTCGATCGAGTACGAGATCTACCCGGAGTTCCGGCATCGCTATGCCGAAGGCGTGATCCAGAACACCGAACACTGGTTCAGCGTGCAGGTGCCCGAGCAACTCAACGTGAGGCTCGCGCCGCGCGAGCACACCGCATTTATGTGGCTGCCGTATGAAGAGGCGGCGTCGCGCTGCTTTTCGTCGTCGAATGCGGATGCGATTCTGCAATTGCCGAAGCGGCTCGCCGGGCGTCACGCGACAGGTGCCGCGGCTGACGACGGCGAGCGTGACCAGTGA
- the clsB gene encoding cardiolipin synthase ClsB, protein MSVGGARRFARLRQSLLGRRYWQRYRFTSGNDVKLLRSGDEFFSALVARIDAAQHDVVLETYIFCHDDAGKAISEALLRAASRGVKVRVITDGIGTARLPMFTEWPMAGIDHRIYNPHLFGRFGFSRTHRKLAVIDDQFAYCGGINIVDDYENDGERLPYRRWDFAVELHGPVVADVRQAFEVQWRRIRLGHRPIESLEPDLGPKTSASLGSLRRRRRRRNEALWAGGEPCVAFVARDNLINRRAIEKAYLTAIGQARSEVLLANPYFMPGRKLRRALVLAARRGVDVKLIVGRKEFKALDYAVPFLYRALLKAGVQIAEYEKTLLHGKVAVVDSNWATVGSSNLDALSLMLNNEANVVLVNDPAIDALREAILVAFKDSRRIDEAHYDARPAGERVLNWLAYTMYRAVMKVLTVGGYD, encoded by the coding sequence GTGAGCGTCGGCGGCGCGCGCCGTTTTGCCCGCCTGCGGCAATCGCTGCTCGGCCGCCGCTATTGGCAGCGCTATCGCTTCACTAGCGGCAACGACGTCAAGCTGCTGCGTTCCGGCGATGAATTCTTCAGCGCGTTGGTCGCGCGCATCGATGCCGCGCAACACGACGTCGTGCTCGAAACCTACATCTTCTGCCATGATGACGCCGGCAAGGCGATCAGCGAGGCATTGCTGCGCGCGGCCTCGCGCGGCGTGAAGGTGCGCGTGATTACCGACGGCATCGGCACCGCGCGCTTGCCAATGTTCACCGAGTGGCCGATGGCCGGCATCGACCATCGCATCTACAACCCGCATCTGTTCGGCCGCTTCGGCTTTTCGCGCACGCACCGCAAACTGGCGGTGATCGACGATCAGTTCGCCTATTGCGGCGGCATTAATATCGTCGACGACTACGAGAACGACGGCGAGCGGCTGCCTTACCGGCGTTGGGATTTCGCCGTCGAATTGCACGGACCAGTGGTCGCCGACGTGCGTCAGGCATTCGAAGTGCAATGGCGGCGGATTCGGCTCGGACACCGGCCGATCGAGTCATTGGAGCCGGACCTTGGACCGAAGACGAGCGCGTCGCTCGGCAGTTTGCGGCGACGCCGTCGGCGCCGCAACGAAGCCTTGTGGGCGGGCGGCGAGCCGTGCGTTGCGTTTGTTGCGCGCGACAACCTGATCAACCGTCGCGCCATCGAGAAAGCTTATCTGACCGCGATCGGCCAGGCGCGCAGCGAAGTGCTGCTGGCCAACCCGTACTTCATGCCGGGCCGCAAGCTGCGTCGCGCGCTGGTGTTGGCGGCGCGGCGCGGGGTCGACGTGAAGCTGATTGTCGGGCGCAAGGAGTTCAAGGCGCTCGATTACGCGGTGCCGTTTCTGTATCGCGCGCTGCTGAAGGCCGGCGTGCAGATCGCCGAGTACGAGAAGACGCTGCTGCACGGCAAGGTCGCGGTGGTGGATTCGAACTGGGCGACGGTCGGTTCGTCGAACCTCGACGCGCTGAGCCTGATGCTCAACAACGAAGCCAACGTGGTGCTGGTGAACGATCCCGCGATCGACGCGTTGCGTGAAGCGATTCTCGTCGCGTTCAAGGACTCGCGGCGCATCGACGAGGCGCATTACGACGCGCGGCCGGCTGGCGAGCGGGTGCTCAACTGGCTTGCCTATACGATGTATCGGGCCGTGATGAAGGTGTTGACGGTGGGTGGGTACGACTGA
- a CDS encoding tetratricopeptide repeat protein, with translation MTAYQAGRFDEVQTLASQILEHNAEHVGALHLRGLLALVSGHAEAAHTWLERAIQIHPEPIFYNTLYAIQLRLGDFAGAIDSLRQGLAIGPDFAALHYNLALTLQHHDCLDEAAVSYRRTLELDPDNSAAHNNLGRIYGDLGALDEAERHYRRALELAPANLIARNNLAMALLATGRYEEAWPYFEDRWISFKHADGTPAREPVQVPLPRWSGEDLRLGIDKPIKLMAHKNLLVLDEQGFGDSLQFVRYLPLLLERFPLVGYVCPPALRRLYEQSLCSRWPGLVLLDTVPADLTEWDCYCPLMSLPMAFHTQVNTIPAELPYLHADSKQAAIWRVRLEALPTRHLPRVGIVWAGGHSGIAIDRLRSLTFAQIAPLLALPHIHWISLQKTDDPSKRATSAVGAGLNSTPLTDWTADLTDFADTAALIANLDLVISVDTSVAHLAAAMDKPVWLLNRFAGCWRWLQGRDDSPWYASLRLFTQPRRGDWDDVLTRVASALQQRFPHAAAPLQNPH, from the coding sequence GTGACGGCCTATCAAGCCGGCCGTTTCGACGAAGTCCAAACGCTCGCCAGCCAAATCCTCGAACACAACGCCGAGCACGTCGGCGCCTTGCATCTGCGAGGCCTGCTTGCGCTTGTCTCAGGTCACGCAGAAGCCGCCCACACCTGGCTTGAACGCGCGATCCAGATTCACCCCGAACCGATCTTCTACAACACGCTCTACGCGATCCAGCTCAGGCTGGGCGACTTCGCGGGGGCGATCGACAGTCTGCGCCAGGGGCTCGCAATCGGCCCGGACTTCGCGGCCTTGCACTACAACCTGGCGTTGACGCTACAGCATCACGACTGTCTCGACGAAGCCGCCGTCAGCTATCGCCGCACGCTCGAACTCGACCCGGACAACTCGGCCGCGCATAACAATCTCGGGCGTATTTACGGCGACCTCGGCGCTTTGGACGAAGCTGAGCGGCACTACCGCCGCGCGCTCGAACTGGCGCCTGCGAATCTCATCGCGCGAAACAACCTGGCAATGGCTTTGCTGGCCACCGGCCGTTACGAAGAGGCATGGCCGTATTTCGAAGACCGTTGGATCAGCTTCAAGCATGCCGACGGAACCCCAGCACGCGAGCCTGTGCAAGTGCCGCTGCCGCGATGGAGCGGCGAGGACTTGCGCCTTGGCATCGACAAGCCGATCAAACTGATGGCTCATAAAAACCTGCTTGTCCTGGACGAACAAGGCTTCGGCGACAGCTTGCAGTTCGTCCGCTATTTGCCGTTGTTGCTTGAGCGTTTTCCCCTCGTCGGCTACGTCTGCCCGCCCGCATTGCGCCGTCTGTACGAGCAGTCTTTATGCTCCCGCTGGCCGGGCCTCGTGCTGCTCGACACCGTGCCGGCCGATCTGACCGAGTGGGATTGCTACTGTCCGCTGATGTCGCTGCCGATGGCGTTTCATACGCAGGTGAACACGATCCCGGCCGAGCTGCCGTACCTGCACGCCGATTCCAAACAGGCCGCCATCTGGCGCGTGCGACTGGAGGCGCTGCCAACGAGGCATCTACCGCGCGTGGGCATTGTGTGGGCAGGCGGCCATTCGGGCATCGCCATAGACCGTCTGCGCAGCCTCACCTTCGCGCAGATCGCGCCGTTGCTGGCGCTGCCGCACATCCACTGGATCAGTCTGCAAAAGACAGACGACCCGTCCAAACGCGCCACCTCGGCCGTCGGCGCAGGCCTGAACTCAACCCCGCTCACCGACTGGACCGCCGACCTCACGGACTTCGCCGACACCGCCGCCTTGATCGCCAACCTCGACCTCGTGATTTCAGTCGACACTTCAGTCGCCCATCTTGCCGCGGCGATGGACAAACCCGTCTGGCTTCTCAACCGTTTTGCGGGTTGCTGGCGCTGGCTCCAGGGCCGCGACGACAGTCCCTGGTACGCCAGCCTGCGCCTCTTCACCCAACCGCGTCGAGGCGACTGGGACGACGTTCTGACGCGGGTCGCCAGTGCTCTCCAGCAGCGCTTCCCCCACGCCGCCGCACCCCTCCAAAACCCGCACTGA
- a CDS encoding TetR/AcrR family transcriptional regulator, protein MRKGEQTRAAILEAALDLASRDGLEGLTIGLLAERMQMSKSGVFAHFGSREDLQVEVVREYHRRFEDEVFFPSLREPRGLPRLRAMISRWIEKRIQEVTTGCIYISGAVEYDDRADNPVREQLVSSVTIWRAALTRAISQSMEEGHLRADTDPQLMLFELYSFTLGLHHDARFLHLPDAVRLTWAALEKLIVSYQSESR, encoded by the coding sequence ATGCGAAAAGGCGAACAAACGCGAGCCGCGATTCTCGAAGCAGCACTCGATCTGGCAAGCCGCGACGGACTGGAAGGTCTGACGATCGGGCTGCTGGCTGAGCGCATGCAGATGAGCAAAAGCGGTGTGTTCGCGCATTTCGGGTCGCGCGAGGATTTGCAGGTCGAAGTCGTGCGCGAATATCACCGTCGTTTCGAAGACGAGGTGTTCTTCCCGAGCTTGCGCGAGCCTCGTGGCTTGCCGCGCTTGCGCGCGATGATTTCCCGCTGGATCGAGAAGCGCATTCAGGAAGTCACGACCGGGTGCATCTACATCAGCGGCGCCGTCGAGTACGACGACCGCGCGGATAACCCGGTGCGTGAACAACTGGTGTCGAGCGTGACGATCTGGCGTGCGGCACTCACGCGCGCCATTTCGCAGTCGATGGAAGAAGGGCATCTGCGTGCCGACACCGATCCGCAACTGATGCTGTTCGAACTGTATAGCTTCACGCTCGGTCTGCATCACGACGCGCGCTTCCTGCACTTGCCGGACGCTGTGCGCCTCACGTGGGCCGCGCTGGAAAAATTGATTGTTTCGTATCAAAGCGAAAGCCGTTAG